The genomic region CAGCTTTCTGCTGCTCCTCTTCCAACTCCGTCAGCAACTCGGTACTTACATCGGAGAAGTTCGTTACAAAATTCAGCGGGTTCTGAATTTCGTGGGCGATGCCCGCCGTGAGCTCCCCTAGGCTTGCCATCTTCTCGCTCTGAATCAGCTGGTTCTGCGTGATGCGCAGCTCCGTAAGAGCATAGCGTAATTCCTCGGCCTGTTGCGTGAGCGTGGCTGTGCGCTCGGCTACCAGGCGCTCCAGCTCCACGTTCTGCGCCGAAATACGCTGCTTGGCTTGTTCTTCTTCCTCGCGCAGCAGCCGGTCTTTTTCCAGTTGGTTTTTCTGATTGCGGGCAATAAGGGCAAACGTAAACAGCCAGATAAAAGTAAACGCCTGCGCTACTTCAAAGCTGTCGTCATAATCCTTCAACAGCGCAGGAGTGACCAGCGCCAACAGCAACTCGAAGGCTGAATACGCCACAAAGGGAATAACGGCCAGCAATAGCAGTCGCGCCGGGCGGTAGGTGCGCAGGCGCAACAGGATCCAGATGCCTACCCCAAACACTAGGAGTAGGTAGATTTCGTCTAATTGATCTGATTTCCAACTGATAAGCGAAGAAAGCGCGAACAGCGCCACGCCCGGCACCCAAATATAGTCCAGCAGTCGGTTGACGCGGGGTAGGCGCGTCGGCAGATCCAGAAACCGCCGGATGACGCGCACCAGCACCACCGCAATGACAATACTGAAAAAGATGGTCGTGTTGACGTTCATAAACGAGCAAATACAGCGGAATTAACGGCAAAGAGATGGCGTGGTGTCAGCGGAGCCACCACTACGGACCGGTTTCCTTTTCCTTCTTCGTACCCCAACCCTTGGGCAGTGCCAGCGTGAAAACAATAACCGGATTGCTGGTGCGCAGCGGCCGGGGTGCAGTCAGGGTTTTTAGCTTGTCTTTCTGTTTGGAAAACAGCGTGTTGGCGTAGTCGCTCAGCGTGGCTATGGCGGTAGGCACCGTCACGCGTACCACCAACTCCTGTTGCTCCTTGGGTGGTGGGGGCGGGGTAGGCGGCGCGCCTTGCGCCCGGCTGCTACCGGCTACCAGCAAGAACCCGATAAGTAGAAGAAATAAGCGAAAGGCGACCATAGGGAAGTATTAGCGCCCTAAATATGCCACGAATAAAAGACGATACCCAATCCAGCAGAGGAAAGCCGATAGAGTGCCTGCCGCATAGCCAGCAGCACACAGTTGAAGTATGCGTTGCAAAATTTGAATAGTCGTCTGCTTGTATAGGCTATCGGTCTGTATATCATTTGTCTTATTATGAGAATAAGGTTGATTATATTATTTTTATAAAAATGGATTTATATAATAATATAGTATTTGAAAACGTGTCCAGAGAATATTTATTTAGTTTGTATAAATCTTGTATCAGTTTGATTTTTCGGACAATTAGATGTGTGTGTTATGGATTATTAAAATTTATGTAGTTTTTTGTACTATGTTTTTATATAACTAAATAAAGTATTCTTGTAGCTAGACAAGAATTGATTTTAAGTTAGGTTTGCTCTCAAAATTGGAAGAGTGGTTTTCAGTTGGATCAGATGGACGAGATAGCACAATCAGACATTAACGTTCAGTATGTGCAGCAGCTGTTTGAGCTGAGTGCTACCCAGCATGCGTCGCAGGTAGCCCTAGTGGCAGATAGCACACAGTTTACCTATGCGCAGCTAGATGTCGCTGCCACGCAACTAAGCCAGCAGATACAGCGGCAGGCAGGCTCAACCGCCCTAGTGGGCATCAGCAGCACCCGTGGCCCGGCCATGATCATCGGTGTGCTGGCCATCCTGAAAGCTGGCAAAGCCTACCTCCCGCTCGACCCTGCTTTCTCGCCACAGCGGCTGCAAAAGATTATAACCAGCTCTGGCCTCACACACTGCCTAGCTCCTGCCACTGAAGCGGACCTATTTACTGGTCTGGGTTTGCAGGTAATTTCAGATCAAGAGACCTCTGCGGAGACTACGAGTACTGCTGCGGAGCTAGGAAAGCTGACCTATGTGCTGTATACCTCCGGCTCTACGGGTGAGCCCAAGGGCGTAAGCATGGGCCACCGTTCCCTGCTGAACTTGCTGCACTGGCAGCGCCGCAACTCCCGCGCAGGCAGTGGCACGCGCACCTTGCAATTTGCGCCGCTGAGCTTCGACGTGTCGTTTCAGGAAATCATGACGACGCTCACCACGGGCGGGACGCTGGTGCTGGTAACCAACGAGTTGCGGCTGGATTTTGAGCGATTACTGTCTTTTATTCAGAAACAGGGTATCAACCGGCTGTTCCTACCCTTTGTGGCGTTGCAATACTTGGTGGAGGCTGCCACGCACACCAAGCAGTTTCCGGCGTGCATACAGGAGGTGATGACGGCCGGAGAACAGCTGAAATGCACACCGCAGCTGGTGAAGTTCTTCGAAGCTCTACCCGATTGCACGCTTTACAATCAGTATGGCCCCACGGAGTGTCACGTTATTATCACGCAGCTTCAGCTGAGCGGGCCTCCTGCTACATGGCCAGCACTGCCTACCATTGGTCGGCCCATTGATAACGTCCGCATCCTACTCACCGATGAGGCACTCCGGACAGTGCCTGATGGAGAGGTAGGCGAAATCTGTGTAACCGGCAATTGCCTGGCTGAAGGCTACCTGCATCAGCCTGCCCTGACGGCCGAAAAGTTTGTGGCCTGCACCGACGAAGCCGGCCAACCCATGCGCCTCTACCATACCGGCGACCTGGGACGCTACCTACCCGATGGCACCATCGAATTCTTGGGTCGCCGCGACGACCAGGTGAAAATTCGCGGGCACCGTATCGAGCTGGGCGAGGTGGAAGTAGCGTTGAATAGTATCGAAGGCGTGCAGCAAGCCGTGGTAGTAGCCCGCGAAACCACGGAGGGGTACAAGCAACTCGTAGCCTACCTTGTGGCAACTGGAGCCGACGAGCCTACCGCCGCCGTGCGGGCAGCCCTGGAGCAGCAACTACCCGACTACATGGTGCCCGCAGCTTTTGTGTGGCTGCGGGAGCTACCCCGCACCACCAGCGGCAAAGTAGACAAGAAGGCCCTGCCCGCGCCCGGCAGCGGGCGGCCCGCGCTGGCAGCTTTGTACCGCAAGCCCGCCACACCCGCCGAGAAGAATATTGCGGCTACCTGGAGTGAGCTGCTGCATATAGAGCCCGTTGGGGCCGACGACAATTTCTTTGAGCTGGGTGGTAATTCGCTGTTGGCGCAGAAAACGGTGGCGTTGCTGCGGCAGCGCTTTCACTACCAAGTACCCATCACGCGGCTGTACCAGCACCCTACGGTTGCCGGGCTAGCTCGCTTCCTCACACCCCAAGCTAAGGCCGCACCGGTGGCTGCCACTGCGCCTAGCGCACTACCTGCTGCCACCGAGCAGCCCGACGTAGCTGTAATCGGCATGGCCGGGCGCTTCCCGGGCGCTAACACCATAGCCGAGCTGTGGGACGTGCTGCGAGAGGGTAGGGAAACCATTCGGTTTTTCACCGAGGAAGAGTTGGACGCCAGCATTCCAAACGAAATGCGCCACGACCCTACTTACGTGCGGGCGCGGGGTATCATCGAAGAGCCGGGACAGTTTGATGCGGCTTTCTTTGGTGTTTCGCCCAAGCTGGCGCAGGTGCTAGACCCTCAACAGCGGCTATTTCTGGAAATTGCTTGGGAAGCGCTGGAACAAGCCGGCTATCCGCCCGCCACGCACGGGGCTAAGGTAGGGGTATACGCCGGCGTAGGCACCAATACGTACCTGCTGCACAACGTGCTCGGCAATGCAGCCGTGATGGAACAGGTGGGTGCCTTTCAGGTGATGACGGCCAACGAGAAGGATTATGTGGCTTCCCGTACTGCCTACCAGCTCAACCTGCAAGGACCGGCCGTGAGCGTGCACTCGGCGTGCTCTACTTCGCTGCTAGCTATTGCGGAGGCGGTGAAGAGTATTCGGGCGGGGCAGTGCGAGCTGGCACTGGCTGGCGGCGCTAGCATCACGTCGCCTACACGCAGCGGCCACCGCTACCAAGAGGGTGCCATGCTCAGCTCGGATGGTCACTGCCGCTCCTTCGACGCACAAGGCAAGGGCACGGTGTTTAGCGACGGGGCCGGTGTGGTACTGCTGAAGAGCCTAGCGGCCGCCCAGCGCGACGGCGACACCATTTATGCCGTTATCAAAGGCATTGGCGTTAATAATGATGGGTCGGCTAAGGGCAGCTTCACGGCTCCCAATGCCGAGGGACAGGCGCAGGCCATTCGGGCAGCCTTGCACAATGCCGGCGTAGACCCTGCTACCATCAGCTACGTGGAGGCCCACGGCACCGCTACCCCCCTCGGCGACCCAATTGAACTGGAAGGCTTGTCGATGGCTTTCGGGCCACAGGCGCAAAACCAGTTCTGTGCGATAGGCTCCATTAAAAGCAACATGGGCCACCTCACGGCGGCGGCGGGCGTGGCGGGCTTCATCAAAACGGCGCTGGCCCTGCACTACCGACAATTGCCACCTTCGTTGCACTTTGAGCAGGCCAACCCCAGTATCGACTTCGCCAACAGTCCATTCTTCGTGAACACCACGCTTCGGGATTGGACCGCTTCTACTGTGCGCCGGGCCGGCATCAGCTCGTTTGGGGTAGGGGGTACCAATGTGCACGTGGTAGTAGAAGAAGCGCCCGTGACAGAACCGCTACCCACCTCTGCCCGCCCGGTGCAGCTGCTGGCGTGGTCGGCCAAAACGGCGACTAGCCGTGAGAGCTACGCGGGCCAGTTGGCCCACTACCTGGAGCGGGATGCAGCCGAACTGGCCGACGTAGCTTACACGCTACACACCGTCCGCACCGACTTCGCGCAGCGTCGTTTTGTGGTAGCCTCTACCCCCGCCGAAGCCCGCACGGCGCTGCAAGACGCAAGCAAGGTAGGCCAAGCCAATACGCTGCAAGCAGCACCCGGCGAATTGGTTTTCCTGTTTCCGGGCCAAGGAGCGCAATACCTAGGCATGGGCCAGACGCTCTACGCCGAGGAGCCCGCCTACCGGCAGGCCGTAGACGAATGCGCCACGTTGCTGCTGCCGTATCTGGCGCTGGACATCCGCACGGTGCTGTACGCCGTGCCCGGCGCCGCGGCCGAAGCGCAGTTGCGCCAGACGTGCTACACCCAGCCTGCCCTGTTCGTGACGGAATATGCGCTGGCCCGGCTTTGGATGAGTTGGGGCATAGTGCCCTCAGTGTTGTGCGGCCATAGCATCGGCGAGTTTGTAGCGGCGCACTTAGCGGGCGTGTTTTCGCTGGCTGATGCGCTGCGGCTGGTGGCCGTGCGCGGGCAGTTAGTGGGCGCGTTGCCGGACGGCAGTATGCTGGCTGTGCGCCACGGCGCCGCCGAGGTAGAAAGTCTGTTACCTGAGTCGCTGTCGATAGCCGCCGTGAACAGTCGCGCCTTGTGTGTGGTGGCTGGGCCAGAAGCAGCCGTTGCGGCCTTTGCCGAAACACTGGCCGCCCGCCAGGTTCCGTGTCGTCTGTTGGCTACCAGCCACGCGTTTCACTCGGCCATGATGGAGCCGGCCGTGGCTGACTTTCAGCAAGTGGTATCTACGGTGACACTGCATCGGCCACAAAAACCAGTGGTATCCACCGTGAGCGGTACTTGGCTGACCGATGCCCAAGCCACCGACCCCATCTACTGGGCCAAGCACCTGCGCCTACCCGTGCAGTTTGCCGATGCCCTGGATACACTGCTAGCGCTGGGTAATCCGTTGTTGCTGGAGGTAGGACCCGGCAGCACCGCCACCACGCTGGCCCGCCAGCAGGCTGGCACCCGCACCGTAGTGGCCCTGCCAGGGCTGCCGCCTACCCAAGGTAGCCAGACCGACGTGCACGCTGTGCTTCAGACCCTAGGGCAACTCTGGCTGCACGGCGCCACGCCCGACTGGACCGCCTTCTATGCCGGCCAGAACCGGCGCAAAGTGCCCTTGCCTACCTATGTCTTCGACCGGCAACTGCACTGGCTGGAGCCCCCCGTAACGGTACCAGTTGCTACCCAGCTAGCTATGGCCCCGCCATCTATCCCAATTACCACCAGTGTTGCCCCCGCCGCTGCTCTCTCCACTCAGCCTATGCGACTACCTATACTTCTGCAAAAGATTACCGATATTCTAGAAAACGCTTCTGGCATTGAGATGAGCGGTACCACGCCCGACCAGACCTTCTTAGAAATAGGGCTCGACTCGTTGTTGCTTACGCAAGTGGCTCTCACGCTGCGCAAGGAATTCGACCTACTGATTACCTTCCGCCAACTCAACGAAGCTTACGCTACCCCCGCCGCACTGGCCGCCTACCTCGATCAGGCATTGCCCGCCGAGCGCTACCAGCCAGTGGCGGTGCCAGCACCTTCTACAACATCAGCACCCCTACCCTTTGCGCCGGTGTCGGCTCCTGTTGCGGCACCCGTACCAATGGCGGCACACGTCGCGGTAGCCAGCCCCGATTCAGCGTTGGGGTTGATATCCCAGCAGCTGCAGCTACTGGCTCGGCAAATTGCTTTGCTGCAAGGCACCCCCGAGCCACCAGTAGCAACACCCGCACCAGTGGCCCTACCCGCACCGGTACCCGCGCCCACTGCACCTGCGCCAGTTGCTTCGGCGGCGGCCGAGCTAACGCTGGAGGAGCAGGCGGAGCTGAAGAAGCCGTTTGGCGCTACGGCACGCATCGAACGGCAGGCCACCGGCCTCAGCCAGTCGCAGCAAAGCTTTCTGCACCAGTTCACGCAACGCTACAATCAAAAAACGGCCGGCAGCAAAGCCTACGCCCAGCAGCACCGCACCCACATGGCCGATCCGCGCGTAGTATCCGGCTTCCGGCCACTAACCAAAGAGCTGGTTTACCCACTCGTGGTAAATAAATCCAAGGGTAGCCGGCTGTGGGATATTGATGGCAACGAGTACATCGACGTACTCAACGGCTTCGGCTCCACCATGCTCGGCTACCAGCCCGACAGCATCAAGCAGGCTCTGCACGAGCAGGTGGAGCGCGGCTACGAGATAGGCCCGCAGCACGTGTTGGCCGGCGAGGTCAGCCAGTTGATTTGCGAGTTCACCGGCTTCGACCGGGCTGCCTTGTGCAACACCGGCTCGGAGGCCGTGCTGGGCGCCATGCGCATTGCGCGCACCGTTACGGGCCGCTCGCTCATTGTAGCCTTCTCGGGCTCCTACCACGGTATTGCCGACGAAGTGCTGGTACGTGGTACCAAAAAGCTGAAGTCGTTTCCGGCAGCATCGGGTATCATGCCCGAAGCTGTGCAAAATATGCTGATTCTGGACTACGGTACCGAGGAAAGCCTGCGCATCATCCGGGAGCGGGCCCACGAGCTAGCCGCGGTGTTGGTAGAGCCCGTGCAGAGCCGCCGGCCCGAGTTTCGGCCCATCGCCTTCCTGCGGGAAGTGCGCGCCATCACGGCTGCCGCCGATGTAGCGCTGATTTTCGACGAAGTAATTACTGGTTTCCGGATGCATCCCGGTGGCGCGCAGGCCCTGTTCGGCATCAAAGCCGACTTGGCTACTTACGGCAAAGTAGTAGGCGGCGGCCTACCCATTGGGGCCATTGCGGGCCGCCGAGAACTGATGGATGCCTTGGACGGCGGCTTCTGGCAGTACGGCGACGATTCGTTCCCAACTGTAGGTGTTACGTACTTCGCCGGCACCTTTGTGCGCCACCCGCTGGCGTTGGCGGCCGCCAAGGCATCGTTGCACTACATGAAAGAGCAAGGCCCCGCATTGCAGCAGCGCCTCACGGCGAAAGCCGAGCGCCTGGCAGGGGCTCTGAACCCCGAGCTGGAGCGCCGACAGTTGCCTTTCTTCGTGGCGCATTTCGGCTCGCTCTGGAAGATAAAGTTTCACGAAGAAATACCCTACGCAGAGCTGCTTTTTACGCTGCTACGTGAGAAAGGCGTGCACATCTGGGATGGTTTTCCCTGCTTCATGACCGAAGCGCACACCACAGAAGAGGTAGACCGCGTGGTAGCCCTGTGCCTGAAGAGCATTGATGAGCTAGTAGCGGCCGGCTTCCTACCGGCCAGCCCGGCCCACGTGGTAGCGCCTGCCCCGGCAGGTACCACGCGCGCGCTCAACCAGCCCCCCGTATCTGGTGCCCGCCTGGGCCGCGACCAGCTAGGCAACCCGGCGTGGTTCATCTCCGACCCCGAACAGCCCGACCATTACCTGCAAATCAACTTAAACTGATTTCCGATGGTGCAAATCTCTACTCTTGTTGCTCCCGCTAAGTCGGTTCCAGAAGCCCCCGCATTCAACCCGTTCGCGGGGCCGGAAATGGTACGGGTAGTGCCCATCACGGAGGCGCAAGCAGAAATCTGGGTCGCTTGCATAGTAGGTGGCGACGACGCCAGCCGCGCCTACAACGAGTCGGTATCGTTGCGGCTCACGGGCGTGCTCGATCGGGCGGCGCTACGTCAAGCCCTGCACCAACTGGTGCGCCGGCACGAGGCGCTGCGCTCGGCCTTCAGCGCCGATGGCCAGTATATGTGCGTGTTCCGTGAGGTGCCCATTGAGTTATCTTTTCAAAATGTGGCCCACCACACCGCTGCCGAGCAGATCGAGCTGGTAGCGGCCTACGTACGGCAGGACGCTCGGCATTTGTTTGATCTGCTGGATGGCCCTCTCCTGAAAGCCGGACTGCTACAGCTGGCCCCCGCTGAGCACGAGCTGGTGCTCACGGCCCACCATATCATTTGCGATGGGTGGTCGTTGGCTATTTTGTTGCAGGAGCTGGGGCATCTCTATTCTGCCCACGTGCAGGGTTTGTTTCCAGACCTGCCCGCGGCTCCGCTGTTCAGCGACTATGCCGATGAGCAACTGCTGTTTAATCGAAGTGCAGATTATCAGGCTGTGGAGTCGTATTGGCTGGGGCAGTACGCCGACGTGGTGCCTGCCGTGACCCTACCCACCGATGCACCCCGCCCCACTACGCGCACCTACAAAAGCAGCCGCGCCGATTACCCCCTGGCTCCAGACCTGGTAGCCGGGTTGAAAGCCCTGGGCCAGCGCCACGGGTGCAGCTTCGTGACGACGCTGCTGGCGGCTTTCGAAGTGTGGCTGCACCGCCAAACCGGCCAGCAAGACCTGGTAGTAGGGCTGCCCGCCGCCGGACAAGCGCTGCTGGAAAAGCAGAACCTAATAGGGCACTGCGTGAATCTGCTGCCGCTCCGCAGCCATCCTACCCCCACGGCCCAGTTCACCGACTATCTCCAACAGCGCAAAATGGCCCTGTTCGATGCTTACGAGCAGCAGCAACTCACCTTTGGTAGTCTACTCAAGAAGCTCAATATCCCGCGCAATCTGGGCCGCATACCGCTGGTGCCGGTGATGTTCAACGTGGATCTGGGCATGGCCAACGGCGTGCAATTCCAGGGCCTGAACTACACACTGCGCAGCAATCCCCGGGTGTACGAGGCGTTTGAGCTGTTTCTGAATATCAGCGGCACCGAGCAGGCCTTGGTGCTAGAGTGGTCGTACAATACCACGCTGTTTGAGGCGGCTACTATTGCCCGCATGATGACGGAGTTTGAGGAGCTGGTACAGGCCATCGTTCAGAACCCTACCATGCCTCTGGGCAGGCCGGCGCCCGCCAGCACAGTGTCGGATGCGGCTTACCGGCAGTTGAATGCTACCGCGCAGCCCTACCCCAGCGAGGCTACGCTGTTTCAGTTGATTACCGCGCAGGCCCAGGCCACGCCCCAACAAACCGCTATTCGCTTTGGCGATACGGAGGTATCGTACGCGGCACTATTGCGCCGCGCAGAGCAGGTGGCCGGCTACCTCATGGCCCAGGGGGTATGCACTGGTGATGTGGTAGGCCTAGCCGTAGAACGCTCGCCTGAGCTACTGGTGGCCCTGTTGGCTATTATGCGGTGCGGGGCCGCTTACGTTTCGCTCGATGTGGCCTACCCCGCCGAGCGGTTGGCCTTTATGCTCACGGACTCGGGAGCGGCATTTGTGCTCACGGCGGGTAGCGTTGTGCTGGATTTAGCAACTTCGGCCACCGTATTGCGGCTGGAGGATGCTGATACCAGTCGGACGCCGCTGCCTGCTCTGGACTTACCCAGCGATACGCTGCTCTATATTCTCTACACCTCTGGTTCCACTGGCCGGCCCAAAGGAGTAGCTGTTACGCACCGCAACGTGGTCAACTTCCTGCTCAGCATGCAGCAGCAGCCGGGCATCACGGCCGCCGATACGTTGCTGGCGCTCACCACCATCTCCTTCGATATTGCGGGGCTGGAGCTGTTCCTGCCGCTCATCAGTGGCGCCACCATCTTGCTGGCAGACACCGAAACCGCCCGCGACGGTCGTGCTCTACTTCAGCTCATGCAAACAGCCGGTGTTACGCTGATGCAAGCTACCCCCGCCACTTGGCGCATGGTATTGGAGGCCGGTTGGGAGCAGCCCCTACCCCTCACGGCCCTGTGTGGGGGCGAAGCACTATTGCCAGAGCTGGCGGCCCGCCTGGCAGCGAAGTGCCAGGCAGTTTGGAACATGTATGGCCCTACCGAAACCACCATCTGGTCGTCGGTGCAGCAGGTGACAGGCTCGGAAGAGGTAATTACCATTGGGAGGCCCATTGCTAACACGCAATTTTATGTGCTAGATGAGCAACAGCAATTGGTGCCGGCCGGGGAGGTAGGCGAGCTGTGCATTGCCGGCGACGGCGTAGCCTGCGGCTACTGGCACCGCCCTGATTTAACGGCTGAACGCTTTATCGCGGACCCGTTTGCGGCTACCCCCGGCGCCCTCCTGTACCGCACCGGCGACCTGGGCTGCCTGCTGCCTACCGGCGAGTTGCAATGCCTGGGCCGACTGGATCAGCAGGTGAAAATCCGCGGCTACCGCATCGAGCTGGGTGAGATTGAGCAGTTGCTTCTTTCCTGCCCCGATGTGCAGGCCGCTGCTATAGTTGCCCAAGGAGCACGCCCCGGCGACGAGCGGCTGGTAGCGTACGTGGTACCCAAAGGTGCAGCGGATAGTCGGCGTGCCTCGGCTGCGCAGCTTGCCACCTGGAAGCAGCTTCTGGCTACTCGCCTACCCGCCTACATGGTGCCCGACGCCTACGTGACGCTGCCCGCCCTACCCCTAACGCTCAACAGCAAAGTAGATCGCAAAGCCCTGGCGCAGTTTGCGCCTGAAATGCCTTATCTGCCAGTATCCACGGCCCCGCGCACGGCTATGGAAAAGCGCATTGCTGATATTTGGCAAACCTGCTTAGGCCTGGAGCAGGTTGATATTTTTGCCGACTTCTTCGCGCTGGGTGGGCACTCCCTGCTGGCGGTACGCGTGATGGCTGCCATCGAAAAAGAAACCGGCCAGCGCCTACCCCTGGCTACCCTCTTCGAGCACTCCACAGTAGAGAAGCTGGCCCGGCTATTGGAGTACGACAGCCAATTTATCACTTGGGATTCGCTGGTACCCATCAAGTCACAGGGCTCCAAAACGCCGCTCTACCTTGTGCACGGCGCCGGCCTGAACGTGCTGCTGTACCAGGCCATGAGCAGATACATGGACCCCGAGCAGCCTATTTACGGTCTGCAAGCCTGCGGCCTCAATGGTGCCGACAAACCCCTCGAAACCATTGAGGAAATAGCGGCGCACTACATCAAATGCATCGAGAAGACAAACCCGAACGGGCCTTATGCGCTGGCTGGCTATTCCTTTGGGGGTATCATCGCGTATGAAATGGCGCGCCAGTTGCTGGCCTGCGGCAAAGAGGTGCGGTTTCTGGGGCTATTTGATACCTATGCACACGAAGGGGAGGTGCCAGCTTCTCAGACGGGCAGGGCAGTGCGTAACCTAAAGCTATTTGCTATGAAGTGGCTCTATTTCTTGGTACTGCTGAAAAACAGCCCGCGTCCCACCATCCGCTACAAAATGATGTCGCTGCACAACAGTTGGCAGAGACTAACGAAGCGTAAGGAGGAAGAAACAAAAGAAGCCGCTGCAGTAGGGCGAGCCAACGACAAAGCGTATTACGCTTACAAACTGCTACCAGAGAATATCAAGATTGACCTGTTCCGGGTGAAAGAAAAGACCCATTACATGGAAGACTTCGAGTTTCTGGGCTGGAAACCTTACGCGCAGCAGGGTATCCGCATTCACGAGGTAGAAAGCGACCATAATTACCTGTTCTCACCCCCACACGATAAAACGCTGGCCGCCACCCTGCAAGCCGCGCTAGACAATGGCGTCCGGTAGGCTTGTGCTGCTAGGGTAGGGATATTATCCGGGTTTGCAAAATGATTGCTTGACAACGCTTTATGCAAGTGGATGCCTACCATATTTCCGTCAACTGCACAACGATTGCCCGCACAGAATGGCAATGTGCGGCGCCGCTGCCTTCCGTAGCTGCGCCTATGGTTTTCAGAGTGCAGCTAGCCGACTATGTGGAAGTAGCTAACTGCCTGGGAAACTATGTGCAGGCGGATGAGCAACGGCGGGCAGCCTCCTATTATCACGCCAGGCACGCCGAGCGGTTTTTGCTGGGTCGTGCTACCCTACGCTTGGTGTTGGGCTACCTGACTGGGACGCCAGCCGACGCTATAGCACTAGCTACCAGTCAAGTCGGCAAACTATACTGCGCCAACGCCCCGGACTGGCATTTTTCTATTTCGTACGACGACGCGTGGTTGGTACTGGCCTTTGCCAGGGTAGAGGTGGGAGTAGATATCGAAAAAATAAAGCCGGAGTTTGCCTACGCCGACGTAGCAGCAAGTTGCTTTTCTGAGGCAGAGCAGCAATATGTTACCGCCGCCGAAGACCCCGCGGCGGCTTTCTTTCAGTCCTGGACCCGAAAAGAAGCAATGGTCAAAGCACTGGGCATAGGTATTGATGACAATTTCGGCGGCCTACCTGCTTTGGATGGCAGGCATACCATACCGCAGGCACAGGCGCAGCAGCAGACCGATTGGGTATTGGCCAGCTTCACAATCGATGCGCAACACATCGGGACACTGGCTTACCCTAACAAGGCTATGGCAATACATCCTATTTTTTGCCATTTACAACCGCTATGGTACCAAGCAGCTGTGAATAGCAAAACTGATCTTTTCGGGTAGCGTAGTTCGCAGAAAACATCTACCCAACAGACAACAGAACAGCCCCGCCGACACCAGTGCCGACGGGGCTGTTCTGTTATGCAATACGCTAAGGCTACAGCGCTTGAGACGACACAGCACGTAAAGCGTTGATACGGCCATGACCATAATAAGGGTCGCGGCCGGGCTTGCCCAGGTCGTCGGCCGAAGCGCGCAAAACGGCCTTCACGCGTGCTGGGTCCATTTGGCCGCCGTTTTTACCAATGACGAGGGCCGCTACGCCCGTAGCATGAGGAGCCGCCATGCTGGTGCCCGCCATCCAGGTGTAGCCACCGTTTTTGGCCGTGCTCAGCACCATATCAAGCGCCCATACGTACTGGCGCACGCCTCTGAAGACCACCAACTCGTTGCCGGGGTAGGCGAAGTCGCCGCCGGGAGCGGCAAAGTCGACGGCCGATGTGCCGTAGTTGGAGTACGAAGCAAACCGGTCTAGATTGGTGGTAAGCGGATTCAACGCCCAACCCATCGGACCAGTAGACGAAATGGAGATAACGCCCGTCGCATCGGCCGGAATGTGCACCAGCGACTGGTCTTTATTGCCGTTGTTGGCGTCGTTGCCTGCTGAGGCAATAACGGTAACCCCCTGCTTAGCAGCGTAGCC from Hymenobacter aerilatus harbors:
- a CDS encoding polyketide synthase codes for the protein MDEIAQSDINVQYVQQLFELSATQHASQVALVADSTQFTYAQLDVAATQLSQQIQRQAGSTALVGISSTRGPAMIIGVLAILKAGKAYLPLDPAFSPQRLQKIITSSGLTHCLAPATEADLFTGLGLQVISDQETSAETTSTAAELGKLTYVLYTSGSTGEPKGVSMGHRSLLNLLHWQRRNSRAGSGTRTLQFAPLSFDVSFQEIMTTLTTGGTLVLVTNELRLDFERLLSFIQKQGINRLFLPFVALQYLVEAATHTKQFPACIQEVMTAGEQLKCTPQLVKFFEALPDCTLYNQYGPTECHVIITQLQLSGPPATWPALPTIGRPIDNVRILLTDEALRTVPDGEVGEICVTGNCLAEGYLHQPALTAEKFVACTDEAGQPMRLYHTGDLGRYLPDGTIEFLGRRDDQVKIRGHRIELGEVEVALNSIEGVQQAVVVARETTEGYKQLVAYLVATGADEPTAAVRAALEQQLPDYMVPAAFVWLRELPRTTSGKVDKKALPAPGSGRPALAALYRKPATPAEKNIAATWSELLHIEPVGADDNFFELGGNSLLAQKTVALLRQRFHYQVPITRLYQHPTVAGLARFLTPQAKAAPVAATAPSALPAATEQPDVAVIGMAGRFPGANTIAELWDVLREGRETIRFFTEEELDASIPNEMRHDPTYVRARGIIEEPGQFDAAFFGVSPKLAQVLDPQQRLFLEIAWEALEQAGYPPATHGAKVGVYAGVGTNTYLLHNVLGNAAVMEQVGAFQVMTANEKDYVASRTAYQLNLQGPAVSVHSACSTSLLAIAEAVKSIRAGQCELALAGGASITSPTRSGHRYQEGAMLSSDGHCRSFDAQGKGTVFSDGAGVVLLKSLAAAQRDGDTIYAVIKGIGVNNDGSAKGSFTAPNAEGQAQAIRAALHNAGVDPATISYVEAHGTATPLGDPIELEGLSMAFGPQAQNQFCAIGSIKSNMGHLTAAAGVAGFIKTALALHYRQLPPSLHFEQANPSIDFANSPFFVNTTLRDWTASTVRRAGISSFGVGGTNVHVVVEEAPVTEPLPTSARPVQLLAWSAKTATSRESYAGQLAHYLERDAAELADVAYTLHTVRTDFAQRRFVVASTPAEARTALQDASKVGQANTLQAAPGELVFLFPGQGAQYLGMGQTLYAEEPAYRQAVDECATLLLPYLALDIRTVLYAVPGAAAEAQLRQTCYTQPALFVTEYALARLWMSWGIVPSVLCGHSIGEFVAAHLAGVFSLADALRLVAVRGQLVGALPDGSMLAVRHGAAEVESLLPESLSIAAVNSRALCVVAGPEAAVAAFAETLAARQVPCRLLATSHAFHSAMMEPAVADFQQVVSTVTLHRPQKPVVSTVSGTWLTDAQATDPIYWAKHLRLPVQFADALDTLLALGNPLLLEVGPGSTATTLARQQAGTRTVVALPGLPPTQGSQTDVHAVLQTLGQLWLHGATPDWTAFYAGQNRRKVPLPTYVFDRQLHWLEPPVTVPVATQLAMAPPSIPITTSVAPAAALSTQPMRLPILLQKITDILENASGIEMSGTTPDQTFLEIGLDSLLLTQVALTLRKEFDLLITFRQLNEAYATPAALAAYLDQALPAERYQPVAVPAPSTTSAPLPFAPVSAPVAAPVPMAAHVAVASPDSALGLISQQLQLLARQIALLQGTPEPPVATPAPVALPAPVPAPTAPAPVASAAAELTLEEQAELKKPFGATARIERQATGLSQSQQSFLHQFTQRYNQKTAGSKAYAQQHRTHMADPRVVSGFRPLTKELVYPLVVNKSKGSRLWDIDGNEYIDVLNGFGSTMLGYQPDSIKQALHEQVERGYEIGPQHVLAGEVSQLICEFTGFDRAALCNTGSEAVLGAMRIARTVTGRSLIVAFSGSYHGIADEVLVRGTKKLKSFPAASGIMPEAVQNMLILDYGTEESLRIIRERAHELAAVLVEPVQSRRPEFRPIAFLREVRAITAAADVALIFDEVITGFRMHPGGAQALFGIKADLATYGKVVGGGLPIGAIAGRRELMDALDGGFWQYGDDSFPTVGVTYFAGTFVRHPLALAAAKASLHYMKEQGPALQQRLTAKAERLAGALNPELERRQLPFFVAHFGSLWKIKFHEEIPYAELLFTLLREKGVHIWDGFPCFMTEAHTTEEVDRVVALCLKSIDELVAAGFLPASPAHVVAPAPAGTTRALNQPPVSGARLGRDQLGNPAWFISDPEQPDHYLQINLN